In Gallaecimonas pentaromativorans, a single window of DNA contains:
- a CDS encoding DUF695 domain-containing protein codes for MLKKLFGKKEELKENEVRVVLPEEEYGVLEWKEEGLPCVAVLNSALKDFEPKKIFSWHLSVIIDFDDLIENGMPSQEERDIVDPFCDKLDEEIKAGGNALFLIRETWNKTRRLVWRVYDPDIAHEHLQYIVDHHRHPRPFDWHMEQDMEWEQAKWYFEQIKT; via the coding sequence GTGCTAAAGAAGCTATTTGGGAAAAAGGAAGAGCTGAAAGAGAATGAAGTTAGAGTAGTTCTCCCCGAAGAGGAATATGGCGTTCTGGAATGGAAAGAAGAAGGGCTGCCCTGCGTGGCAGTATTGAATTCGGCCCTGAAGGACTTTGAGCCTAAAAAGATTTTTAGCTGGCACTTGTCAGTGATTATCGATTTCGATGATCTGATTGAAAATGGAATGCCCTCCCAAGAAGAACGAGATATCGTTGATCCTTTCTGCGATAAATTAGATGAAGAAATAAAAGCAGGTGGCAATGCTTTGTTTCTAATCCGTGAAACGTGGAATAAAACACGCCGTCTCGTTTGGCGGGTTTATGATCCAGATATTGCTCACGAACACCTTCAGTACATCGTAGACCACCATAGGCATCCTCGGCCCTTTGATTGGCACATGGAGCAAGACATGGAATGGGAGCAAGCAAAGTGGTACTTCGAGCAAATAAAAACATAA
- a CDS encoding S1 family peptidase: MNIEDALKYNTEQVQPYIAPLMIYPKKDDLGADESLCGGTCFFVRSEYGLFLITAEHVYREVETCGDERIPLILAPNGAQPVDISDWKLLSSCSFLDIAVVKIPEGFELESIGKDAFTYRSSPDTRVAVQETVFFVGFPGEHRHTDRKTFIARMLPCMDFVTTVNDRAFFMSDETLERTSTSFEPGIEKIESFGGLSGSPMLVVRDGIFELVGVFIEGGFQEEGIHSPFRGAHFDFINSDGTLDEIRIPYPRT; this comes from the coding sequence ATGAATATCGAAGATGCTCTAAAGTACAACACAGAACAGGTCCAACCCTATATTGCACCGTTGATGATTTATCCCAAAAAAGATGATCTTGGGGCTGATGAATCGTTATGCGGGGGAACCTGTTTTTTTGTGAGGTCTGAATATGGATTATTTCTCATAACTGCCGAGCATGTTTATAGGGAAGTTGAAACCTGCGGAGATGAAAGAATCCCCCTAATTCTGGCGCCGAATGGTGCGCAGCCAGTAGATATTTCTGATTGGAAATTGTTATCCAGTTGCTCTTTTTTGGATATTGCTGTCGTTAAAATACCAGAAGGTTTTGAATTGGAATCTATTGGGAAAGATGCTTTCACGTACAGATCGTCACCTGATACAAGAGTGGCCGTACAAGAAACGGTGTTTTTTGTTGGCTTTCCCGGTGAGCATCGTCATACAGATAGGAAAACCTTTATAGCTCGAATGCTACCATGTATGGATTTTGTGACTACGGTCAATGATCGAGCATTTTTCATGTCAGACGAAACTCTTGAAAGAACGAGCACTTCTTTCGAGCCTGGCATAGAAAAAATAGAAAGTTTTGGCGGGCTTTCTGGCTCTCCAATGCTTGTTGTACGAGATGGGATTTTTGAATTGGTTGGAGTATTCATTGAAGGTGGATTTCAAGAAGAGGGAATACATTCACCATTTCGCGGCGCTCATTTTGATTTTATAAACTCTGACGGCACTCTTGATGAAATTCGAATTCCTTATCCGAGAACCTAA
- a CDS encoding ISAs1 family transposase has protein sequence MTLLDHLDLIDDPRSSINRQHELADILFLVLAALSCGMEGWADIEEFGHHKLDWLRQYRRFEHGIPTRHSIARIVKAVHIETVMLALFSWVNQVREQTERPLLAIDGKTLRSARRTDALHMVTAYDTEQGLVLFGQASLGKGHELATARTVLEMLNLKDSIVTLDALHCQTETLKTIRARKGDYVVQVKGNQPTLQQAITDAFAPHWANDGAGVATHHTEARQHGRQERRQVFQIPVPKEPLFKTQWPSVKSLIAVERERKVKTRTTTDTHYYLSSLDIEPELALKAVRQHWGIENGQHWVLDVVFKEDASGIGDWESAQCFAVLRRIVLNLVQQHPATISKRRKRLRALMDDRFRAELFFG, from the coding sequence ATGACCCTACTTGACCATCTTGACCTCATTGACGACCCGCGCTCCTCCATCAACCGTCAGCATGAACTCGCTGACATTCTGTTCTTGGTGCTCGCGGCCCTGAGCTGTGGCATGGAAGGCTGGGCCGACATCGAGGAATTTGGCCATCACAAGCTGGACTGGCTACGGCAATACCGGCGTTTTGAACACGGTATTCCTACCCGTCATTCCATTGCCCGTATTGTCAAAGCGGTGCATATCGAGACCGTGATGCTGGCGCTGTTTAGCTGGGTCAATCAGGTGCGCGAGCAAACCGAGCGCCCACTGCTTGCCATTGACGGTAAGACCCTGCGCAGTGCCCGCCGTACCGACGCTCTGCACATGGTGACCGCTTATGACACCGAACAAGGCCTGGTCCTGTTTGGACAAGCCAGCCTGGGTAAGGGGCATGAACTGGCCACCGCCCGAACCGTGCTGGAGATGCTTAACCTCAAAGACAGCATCGTCACCTTGGATGCGTTGCATTGTCAGACCGAGACCCTCAAAACCATCCGCGCGCGTAAAGGCGACTATGTGGTGCAGGTCAAAGGCAATCAGCCGACCTTACAGCAAGCCATCACCGATGCCTTTGCACCGCACTGGGCCAATGATGGCGCCGGTGTTGCCACCCACCACACCGAAGCGCGGCAACATGGGCGGCAGGAACGGCGCCAAGTGTTCCAGATACCGGTGCCGAAAGAGCCCCTGTTCAAAACACAGTGGCCATCGGTGAAGTCACTCATCGCAGTGGAGCGGGAACGCAAGGTCAAGACCAGAACCACGACGGATACCCACTACTACCTGAGCTCTCTGGACATCGAGCCGGAATTAGCGTTGAAAGCGGTGCGACAACACTGGGGCATAGAAAATGGCCAGCATTGGGTGCTGGATGTGGTGTTTAAAGAAGATGCGAGCGGTATAGGGGATTGGGAAAGTGCGCAGTGCTTTGCGGTATTACGGCGTATCGTGCTGAACTTGGTGCAACAGCACCCCGCAACCATCAGTAAACGGCGCAAACGCCTGCGTGCCTTAATGGATGACCGTTTCCGCGCCGAGCTCTTCTTTGGTTAA
- a CDS encoding CoA pyrophosphatase, whose amino-acid sequence MNPFAPEFLLRSLAPASRGIELSNAREAAVLVAILDKPEPSVLLTRRTQTLRSHSGQIALPGGRVDDTDPSHTHAALREAWEEVGLPPADVMPLGQLNPFFTVSRYRITPIVGLAPADFPWQLSIDEVDAVFEVPLAVVLNLNNYHQMQVNRLGQPHSVYFLPWQGWFIWGATAGIFHDLALHMA is encoded by the coding sequence ATGAATCCCTTTGCGCCCGAATTTCTGCTGCGCTCCCTGGCCCCGGCCAGCCGGGGCATCGAGCTCAGTAACGCCCGTGAGGCCGCCGTGCTGGTGGCCATTCTCGACAAGCCAGAGCCCTCTGTACTGCTCACCCGCCGCACTCAAACCCTTCGCAGCCACAGCGGGCAAATTGCCCTGCCCGGTGGCCGGGTAGACGACACCGACCCAAGCCACACCCATGCCGCCCTTCGCGAAGCCTGGGAAGAAGTGGGCCTGCCGCCGGCCGATGTCATGCCTCTTGGCCAGCTCAACCCCTTTTTTACGGTGTCGCGCTATCGCATCACCCCCATAGTGGGGCTGGCGCCGGCGGATTTTCCCTGGCAGCTCAGCATCGACGAAGTGGACGCGGTATTCGAGGTGCCACTGGCGGTGGTGCTGAACCTTAACAACTACCACCAGATGCAGGTAAACCGCCTGGGCCAGCCCCATAGCGTCTACTTCCTGCCTTGGCAGGGCTGGTTTATCTGGGGCGCTACCGCCGGTATCTTCCACGATTTGGCGCTGCACATGGCCTGA
- a CDS encoding HEPN domain-containing protein has translation MPSISFLKFESNMLTDVERIIASHGQLNHSGKGRRGLGHITRSGVLMLCAAWELYIEEVMLEGVDYFSRKLDSPKELPKTVQKELSSHVKESKHELKPLELAGEGWRSLYKNHAEEVLRGLNTPKSGNLNPLFKRFLGLEELSKSWSLGKDVINDFVSTRGDIAHQGSQAQYITINNLKSYKSQIEATALDVDNMLTEYLCINTPGTERPWRRRL, from the coding sequence ATGCCATCAATAAGTTTTTTAAAATTTGAATCGAATATGCTTACTGATGTGGAAAGGATTATTGCCAGTCATGGGCAGCTAAACCACAGCGGAAAAGGCCGAAGAGGCCTTGGTCATATTACGCGAAGTGGAGTATTGATGCTTTGCGCTGCTTGGGAGCTATACATAGAAGAAGTTATGCTTGAAGGAGTGGATTACTTTTCTAGAAAACTCGACTCTCCTAAAGAACTACCTAAAACTGTACAAAAAGAACTTTCGTCACATGTCAAAGAATCGAAACACGAATTGAAACCACTTGAGCTTGCGGGAGAGGGTTGGAGATCTCTATATAAAAACCATGCTGAAGAAGTATTGAGGGGGTTGAATACCCCTAAATCCGGTAATCTCAATCCTCTTTTTAAACGTTTTTTGGGCCTTGAAGAGTTATCTAAAAGCTGGTCATTGGGAAAGGATGTAATCAATGATTTTGTTTCCACACGTGGTGATATAGCGCACCAAGGAAGCCAAGCTCAATACATTACAATCAATAACCTAAAAAGTTATAAATCACAAATTGAAGCTACAGCACTCGATGTTGACAATATGCTAACTGAATACTTGTGCATCAATACTCCGGGGACTGAAAGACCTTGGCGCCGGAGATTATAG
- a CDS encoding integron integrase, producing MASQLLESVRQEIRLRQYSVRTEHSYLYWIRFYIRFHRLAHPAQLGDEEVRAFLSWLASERRVAANTQKVALNALNFLYRNVLEKPLGNLGFEMAHTGRYLPTVLTAEEVAKIFTLLQGIYSLIFPLLYGTGMRISECLRLRLQDLDYQRRTITIHDGKGKKDRMTLMPSSLSSLIYKQQAIALQQHDFDLANGVGPSLPMALSRKYPTAWQKPGWMFLFPSTTLCNHPHSGVLCRHHLHQTACRKALKQAVATLPQLHKRVSCHTFRHSFASQLLASGYDIRTVQELLGHSDVRTTQIYTHLLGQHFSGVVSPLDRGLDLG from the coding sequence ATGGCAAGCCAACTGCTTGAATCGGTCAGACAAGAAATTAGGCTACGTCAGTACAGCGTGCGTACCGAGCACAGCTACCTTTACTGGATCCGCTTTTACATTCGCTTTCATCGGTTAGCCCACCCCGCTCAGCTGGGAGATGAAGAAGTTCGGGCCTTCCTGAGCTGGCTAGCTTCTGAGCGTAGGGTGGCAGCGAATACCCAGAAGGTGGCGCTGAACGCTCTGAATTTTCTGTATCGCAACGTGTTGGAAAAACCTTTGGGAAACCTCGGTTTTGAAATGGCACATACGGGGCGTTATCTGCCAACAGTATTAACTGCTGAAGAGGTGGCTAAAATATTTACTCTCTTGCAGGGTATTTACAGCCTTATTTTCCCACTGCTTTATGGTACCGGCATGCGGATTAGCGAATGCTTACGGCTGCGACTTCAGGATCTCGATTACCAACGCCGAACCATTACCATTCACGATGGCAAAGGTAAAAAAGACAGGATGACATTAATGCCATCGTCCTTAAGCAGTCTTATTTACAAGCAGCAAGCTATCGCTTTACAGCAACATGATTTCGACCTAGCCAATGGTGTTGGCCCTTCCCTTCCGATGGCTTTGTCTCGTAAATATCCCACTGCTTGGCAAAAGCCAGGATGGATGTTTTTGTTCCCCTCAACAACCCTGTGCAACCATCCTCACAGCGGCGTACTTTGCCGCCACCACCTTCACCAGACAGCGTGCCGAAAGGCTTTGAAACAAGCGGTTGCTACCTTGCCACAGCTTCATAAGCGGGTGAGCTGCCACACCTTTCGGCACAGTTTTGCCAGCCAGTTACTGGCTTCGGGCTATGACATTCGCACCGTGCAGGAGCTATTGGGCCACAGCGACGTGCGCACCACACAGATTTATACCCATTTACTGGGCCAGCACTTTAGTGGCGTGGTGAGCCCGTTGGACCGGGGCTTGGACTTGGGCTAG
- the pabB gene encoding aminodeoxychorismate synthase component I — translation MELNCLALPYLDRKSLLQRFAPLSALPWAVLLDSAASAHPDSQYSIFSADPLVRLESRAGKVVRNDKVQDSLTPFAAIKQELAAWPEIKSDLPFATGALGAFAYDLGRSLEALPSLSDADIALPELALGFYDWAVISNHDTQETVLISLDDPALRLAWLERQIEAEAAPFKRTGPWQANMSRDQYGEKFQKVQHYLGSGDCYQINLAQRFSTPYEGDEWQAYLTLREQNAAPFSAFMRLDDGALLSISPERFLKVQGRQVQTKPIKGTRPRHSDPVQDAAEAAALKASPKDRAENVMIVDLLRNDLGRVAAPGSVAVPALFEIESFPAVHHLVSTVTCELAEGNSAVDLLAAAFPGGSITGAPKVRAMAIIEELEPQRRSFYCGSMGYLSANGNMDTSITIRTLVAWRQQLYCWAGGGLVADSNEQDEYQETLDKVSRILPLL, via the coding sequence ATGGAACTCAATTGCCTTGCGTTGCCCTATCTTGACCGTAAGAGTCTGTTGCAGCGGTTTGCCCCGCTGAGCGCCCTGCCCTGGGCGGTTTTACTGGACTCTGCAGCAAGCGCACACCCCGACAGCCAATACAGTATTTTCAGCGCCGACCCCTTGGTGCGCTTGGAAAGCCGCGCCGGTAAGGTGGTCAGAAACGACAAGGTGCAAGACAGCCTCACGCCCTTTGCCGCCATTAAGCAAGAACTGGCCGCCTGGCCTGAGATAAAAAGCGATTTGCCCTTCGCCACCGGCGCCCTTGGCGCCTTTGCCTACGACCTTGGCCGCAGCCTTGAAGCCTTACCGAGCTTGAGCGATGCCGACATCGCCCTGCCCGAGCTGGCCTTAGGCTTTTACGACTGGGCCGTTATCTCCAACCACGACACCCAGGAGACAGTGCTGATAAGCCTTGACGACCCGGCCCTTCGCCTGGCCTGGCTTGAGCGCCAGATTGAGGCAGAAGCGGCGCCGTTTAAGCGCACCGGCCCGTGGCAGGCCAACATGAGCCGCGACCAATACGGCGAGAAATTTCAAAAGGTGCAGCACTACCTTGGCAGCGGCGATTGCTACCAAATCAACCTGGCCCAGCGCTTTAGCACCCCTTATGAAGGCGACGAGTGGCAGGCGTATCTCACCCTTCGCGAGCAAAACGCCGCACCGTTTTCGGCCTTTATGCGCCTCGATGACGGCGCGCTGCTGTCCATCTCCCCGGAGCGGTTTTTAAAGGTGCAGGGCCGCCAGGTGCAAACCAAGCCCATCAAAGGCACCCGGCCGCGCCACAGCGACCCGGTCCAAGACGCCGCCGAGGCCGCTGCCCTCAAAGCCAGCCCCAAAGACCGGGCCGAGAACGTGATGATCGTCGATTTGCTGCGTAACGACCTTGGCCGGGTAGCCGCCCCCGGCTCCGTTGCGGTACCGGCGCTTTTTGAGATTGAATCTTTCCCGGCGGTGCATCATCTTGTCTCCACCGTGACCTGCGAACTGGCCGAGGGCAACAGCGCCGTCGATCTGCTGGCTGCCGCCTTCCCCGGAGGCTCCATCACCGGCGCCCCCAAAGTCAGGGCCATGGCAATCATCGAAGAGCTAGAGCCGCAGCGGCGCAGCTTTTATTGCGGGTCAATGGGGTATTTGTCGGCCAATGGCAACATGGACACCTCCATCACCATTCGCACCCTGGTGGCCTGGCGCCAGCAGCTTTATTGCTGGGCCGGTGGCGGCCTGGTGGCCGACTCCAATGAACAGGACGAATACCAGGAGACCTTAGACAAGGTGTCGCGCATCTTGCCGTTGTTATGA
- a CDS encoding DEAD/DEAH box helicase — MRFSTLGLHPDLLAVLDTLGYQTPTPIQQAAIPQVLAGSDVMAGAQTGTGKTAAFALPLLQRHLARETSEKAIRVLVLTPTRELAQQVHQSFEKYSQGLGIRSVVAYGGASINPQLDALNKGCDILVATPGRLLELAIKGLIDLSRVETLVLDEADRMLDMGFITDINRILKRLPETRQTLFFSATFNDEVFALSKTILRQPKLIEVAERNATAAKIEQRFYEVDNKRKAALVAYLIGSKNWQQVLIFTRTKQAVDELARELVKDGISAAAVHGDKSQGARDRGLEEFKNGKVRALVATDVAARGLDIAQLQCVVNYELPYNAEDYIHRIGRTGRAGQAGLAVSLVSNKEKYLLKDVEKLTGEHFNLQWIEGFEPDLLAQEEVSNPKGKASKKTLRAKALGQSSNKTNAGKPRRR, encoded by the coding sequence ATGCGTTTTTCTACCCTTGGCCTTCACCCGGATTTATTGGCTGTTCTCGATACCCTGGGTTATCAAACACCAACGCCTATTCAACAAGCGGCGATCCCCCAGGTGCTGGCGGGTTCTGATGTGATGGCGGGGGCGCAGACCGGCACCGGTAAAACGGCCGCTTTTGCCTTGCCGTTGCTCCAGCGCCACCTGGCTCGGGAAACGTCTGAAAAAGCCATCCGCGTGTTGGTGCTGACCCCAACGCGTGAGCTGGCGCAGCAGGTACACCAAAGCTTTGAGAAATACAGCCAGGGTCTCGGCATCCGCTCAGTGGTGGCTTATGGTGGGGCCAGTATCAACCCGCAGCTCGATGCGTTAAACAAAGGCTGTGACATACTGGTGGCAACACCGGGCCGGTTACTGGAACTCGCCATCAAGGGGCTTATCGACTTAAGCAGGGTAGAGACCCTGGTGCTCGATGAAGCCGACCGCATGCTGGACATGGGTTTTATCACCGACATCAACCGCATCCTAAAGCGCCTGCCCGAGACGCGCCAAACCTTGTTCTTCTCCGCCACCTTTAACGATGAAGTGTTCGCCTTAAGTAAAACGATTTTAAGGCAGCCCAAACTCATTGAAGTGGCCGAGCGTAATGCCACGGCGGCAAAAATCGAACAGCGCTTTTATGAAGTCGACAACAAACGCAAAGCGGCGTTGGTGGCCTACCTTATCGGCTCAAAAAATTGGCAACAGGTGCTTATTTTCACTCGCACCAAGCAAGCGGTGGATGAGCTGGCCAGAGAGCTCGTAAAAGACGGTATCAGCGCGGCAGCGGTGCACGGCGATAAATCCCAAGGCGCCCGCGATCGCGGTTTGGAAGAGTTTAAAAACGGTAAAGTGCGCGCCCTGGTTGCCACCGATGTCGCCGCGCGCGGCTTGGACATCGCGCAGCTGCAATGCGTTGTCAATTATGAGCTGCCTTACAATGCCGAAGACTATATTCACCGTATCGGCCGAACCGGCCGCGCAGGTCAGGCCGGCTTGGCAGTTTCTCTGGTCTCAAACAAAGAGAAATACCTCCTCAAAGACGTGGAAAAACTCACCGGCGAGCACTTTAACCTGCAATGGATAGAAGGTTTTGAGCCCGACCTGCTGGCCCAAGAAGAAGTCAGCAACCCCAAGGGGAAAGCCTCCAAGAAAACTCTGCGCGCCAAAGCCCTTGGGCAAAGCAGTAATAAAACGAACGCCGGAAAACCGCGCCGTCGCTAG
- a CDS encoding alpha/beta hydrolase family protein → MKMTTLALATLAAASTLPALAKPLTIDDVISLNKVHSAVITPDGKAAIFGLKKDGQSNLYWQDLDTGSRKQLTSNPSTESDVTVSSDGSAVYFLADRGQGSQVYMLPLGGGEARPVTHLPLDVAGYKLAPNGQKIVVEMSVWPSCKTLQCSIDKQKELAGKKSTERTYDQLFVRHWDTWANGFVNHLFVADVNGGKAGDFKDVMQGLDTDSPPKPFSGMEEVSFNSDGSKLVYSAKAPGKDHPWTTNFDLWEVDLATGQTVDLTSDNPAWDAQPTFSSDGRYMAWLAMSRPGYESDRYRIMLKDLRTGQARELAPQWDHSADSLAFASDAKTLLVTAQDTGQHGLYAFNVDFGDMKVLSRDGTVGSFSEGAGRVLFSKDSLNQPSDLYVEDKDGFGLKQVTHVNADKLKDLQMGDFAQFSFPGWNNETVYGYWVKPVGYVEGKKYPVAFLIHGGPQGSFSNHWHGRWNAELWAAAGYAVVMIDFHGSTGYGQAFTDSITGHYGDRPLEDLQKGLDFIAKQEPWIDADNACALGGSYGGYMINWIAGNWSDKFKCLVNHDGLFDLKSMYYTTEELWFPEHDMEGTPWDNAAMYDRWNPANFVKNWKTPMLVVHGEQDFRVPLGQGLGAFTALQRRGVESRLVVYPNENHWVLHPENQKVWYKEVLSWMDKHTGNTEPAADAKK, encoded by the coding sequence ATGAAAATGACCACTTTGGCGCTGGCCACGCTGGCCGCTGCCTCAACCTTGCCTGCACTGGCCAAACCCCTGACCATTGACGACGTTATCAGCCTCAACAAGGTACACAGCGCCGTTATCACCCCCGACGGCAAAGCCGCCATTTTCGGCCTCAAAAAAGACGGCCAGTCCAACCTCTACTGGCAGGACCTAGACACCGGCAGCCGCAAACAGCTCACCAGTAACCCCAGCACCGAAAGCGACGTGACCGTCAGCAGTGACGGCAGCGCCGTCTACTTCCTGGCTGACCGTGGCCAGGGCAGCCAGGTTTACATGCTGCCCCTTGGCGGTGGCGAAGCCCGCCCGGTCACCCACTTGCCGCTGGATGTGGCCGGTTACAAGCTGGCCCCCAACGGCCAAAAGATCGTGGTGGAGATGTCGGTATGGCCGAGCTGCAAAACCCTTCAGTGCAGCATCGACAAGCAAAAAGAACTGGCCGGTAAGAAATCCACCGAGCGCACCTACGACCAACTCTTCGTGCGCCACTGGGACACCTGGGCCAACGGTTTTGTAAACCACCTCTTTGTGGCTGATGTTAACGGCGGCAAGGCCGGCGATTTTAAAGACGTGATGCAGGGCCTCGATACCGACAGCCCGCCCAAGCCGTTCTCCGGCATGGAAGAGGTGTCCTTTAACAGCGACGGCTCCAAGCTGGTTTACTCGGCCAAGGCCCCTGGCAAAGACCACCCCTGGACCACCAACTTTGATCTTTGGGAAGTCGACCTTGCCACCGGCCAAACCGTCGACCTCACCAGCGACAACCCGGCCTGGGACGCCCAGCCCACCTTCAGCAGCGACGGCCGCTACATGGCCTGGCTGGCCATGAGCCGCCCCGGTTACGAGTCTGACCGCTACCGCATCATGCTCAAAGACCTTCGCACCGGCCAAGCCCGCGAACTGGCCCCCCAGTGGGACCACAGCGCTGATTCCCTGGCCTTTGCCTCTGACGCCAAAACCCTGCTGGTAACCGCCCAGGACACTGGCCAGCACGGCCTTTACGCCTTTAACGTCGACTTTGGCGACATGAAGGTACTGAGCCGTGACGGCACCGTCGGCTCCTTCTCCGAAGGCGCCGGGCGGGTGCTGTTCTCCAAAGACAGCCTCAACCAGCCCAGCGACCTGTACGTCGAAGACAAAGACGGCTTTGGCTTAAAGCAAGTCACCCACGTTAACGCCGACAAGCTCAAAGACCTGCAAATGGGCGATTTTGCCCAGTTCAGCTTCCCCGGCTGGAACAACGAAACCGTGTACGGCTACTGGGTAAAACCGGTGGGCTACGTTGAAGGCAAGAAATACCCCGTTGCCTTCCTTATCCACGGTGGCCCCCAAGGCAGTTTTTCCAACCATTGGCATGGCCGCTGGAACGCCGAGCTGTGGGCTGCGGCTGGTTATGCGGTGGTGATGATCGACTTCCACGGCTCCACCGGTTACGGCCAAGCCTTTACCGACTCCATCACCGGCCACTACGGTGACCGGCCACTGGAAGACCTGCAAAAGGGCCTGGATTTCATCGCCAAGCAAGAGCCGTGGATAGACGCCGACAACGCCTGCGCCCTCGGCGGCAGCTACGGCGGCTACATGATCAACTGGATAGCCGGCAACTGGAGCGACAAGTTCAAGTGCCTGGTCAACCACGACGGCCTCTTTGACCTTAAATCCATGTACTACACCACCGAAGAGCTGTGGTTCCCCGAGCACGACATGGAAGGCACCCCCTGGGACAACGCCGCCATGTACGACCGCTGGAACCCCGCCAACTTCGTGAAGAACTGGAAAACCCCAATGCTGGTGGTACACGGCGAGCAAGATTTCCGCGTGCCCCTCGGCCAGGGCCTGGGCGCCTTTACCGCGCTGCAGCGCCGCGGTGTGGAGTCTCGTCTGGTGGTCTACCCCAACGAAAACCACTGGGTACTGCACCCCGAAAACCAGAAGGTCTGGTACAAAGAAGTGCTCAGCTGGATGGACAAACACACCGGCAACACCGAACCGGCGGCCGACGCCAAAAAATAA
- a CDS encoding fumarate hydratase, whose amino-acid sequence MTVIRKEDFIESVESALQYISYYHPLDFVQAMKEAYDKEESKAAKDAIAQILINSRMAAEGHRPLCQDTGIVTCFVKIGMKVQWDSDLTVQEMVDEGVRRAYLNPDNPLRASIVADPAGARKNTKDNAPAVVHIDMVPGHHVEVQIAAKGGGSENKSKMAMLNPSDDIVEWVLKTLPTMGAGWCPPGMLGIGIGGTAEKAAVLAKESLMESVDIHELKARGAQTTEEKLRLEIFEKANQLGIGAQGLGGLTTVLDIKIKSAPTHAASKPVVMIPNCAATRHVHFHLDGTGPAELTPPKLSDWPKVTWEVGSDVRRVNLDTVTKEDVASWKMGETILLSGKMLTGRDAAHKRIQEMLKNGEPLPVDFKNRFIYYVGPVDAVGDEVVGPAGPTTSTRMDKFTDMMLEETGLIGMIGKAERGPAAVESIRNHQAVYLMAVGGAAYLVAKAIKKAEVKGFADLGMEAIYEFEVEDMPVTVAVDSLGNNAHQQGPAEWKVRIQEAIKA is encoded by the coding sequence ATGACCGTAATCCGTAAAGAAGACTTTATCGAGAGCGTCGAAAGCGCCCTTCAGTACATTTCCTACTACCATCCTCTCGACTTTGTCCAGGCCATGAAAGAAGCCTACGACAAGGAAGAATCCAAAGCGGCCAAAGATGCCATTGCCCAGATCCTCATCAACTCGCGCATGGCCGCCGAAGGCCACCGCCCGCTGTGCCAGGATACCGGTATCGTCACCTGCTTTGTGAAAATCGGCATGAAGGTGCAGTGGGATTCCGACCTCACAGTACAAGAGATGGTGGATGAAGGTGTGCGCCGTGCTTACCTGAACCCCGACAACCCGCTGCGCGCCTCCATTGTGGCCGACCCGGCCGGTGCCCGTAAAAACACCAAAGACAATGCCCCAGCCGTGGTGCATATCGACATGGTGCCGGGCCACCACGTAGAAGTGCAAATCGCTGCCAAGGGCGGCGGCTCTGAGAACAAATCCAAGATGGCCATGCTCAACCCCTCTGACGACATCGTCGAGTGGGTACTCAAAACCCTGCCCACCATGGGCGCCGGCTGGTGCCCGCCCGGCATGCTGGGTATTGGCATCGGCGGTACCGCCGAAAAAGCCGCGGTGCTGGCCAAAGAATCCCTGATGGAGTCGGTGGACATTCACGAGCTCAAAGCTCGTGGCGCCCAGACCACCGAAGAAAAACTGCGTCTGGAAATCTTCGAGAAAGCCAACCAACTGGGCATCGGCGCCCAGGGCCTTGGCGGCCTGACCACGGTGCTGGACATCAAAATCAAATCCGCCCCCACTCACGCCGCCTCCAAGCCGGTGGTGATGATCCCCAACTGCGCCGCTACCCGCCACGTGCACTTCCACCTGGACGGCACCGGCCCGGCCGAGCTCACCCCGCCCAAACTCTCCGACTGGCCAAAAGTGACCTGGGAAGTGGGCAGCGACGTGCGCCGCGTCAACCTCGATACCGTCACCAAAGAAGACGTTGCCAGTTGGAAAATGGGCGAGACCATTTTGCTGTCCGGCAAAATGCTCACCGGCCGCGATGCCGCGCACAAGCGCATCCAGGAAATGCTCAAAAACGGTGAGCCGCTGCCGGTAGACTTTAAGAACCGCTTTATCTACTACGTGGGCCCGGTTGATGCCGTGGGCGACGAAGTGGTTGGCCCAGCCGGCCCCACCACCTCCACCCGTATGGATAAGTTCACCGATATGATGCTCGAAGAAACGGGCCTTATCGGCATGATCGGTAAAGCCGAGCGCGGCCCGGCTGCCGTGGAGTCCATCCGCAACCACCAGGCCGTGTACCTAATGGCCGTGGGCGGCGCTGCCTACCTGGTGGCCAAGGCCATCAAGAAAGCCGAAGTCAAAGGCTTTGCAGACTTGGGCATGGAAGCGATTTACGAATTTGAAGTAGAAGACATGCCGGTGACGGTGGCCGTGGACAGCCTCGGCAACAACGCTCACCAGCAAGGCCCGGCCGAATGGAAAGTGCGCATCCAGGAAGCCATCAAAGCCTGA